A stretch of the Lolium perenne isolate Kyuss_39 chromosome 3, Kyuss_2.0, whole genome shotgun sequence genome encodes the following:
- the LOC127339051 gene encoding uncharacterized protein: MEYYTVPNSHHQVKSDKFEAKWFREDNFAKIVKEQWEAAAGSADLIDVLTKLKAMHAGLHAWDQRALRGPKKRLRSAQRELETVMRGPINQENDQRKKEIAELIEKLLEQEEIRWNQRSRANWLKNGDQNTSYFHSFATARKKRNCIKKIRNTDGDFVEDNIAVDPGFLEMINPKHLVGPDITVAVLKAINDKNIPDGWNETVIVLIPKVDNPEEVAQFRPISLCNVVYKIISKMLAARLKVILPDIISPTQSVFVPGRLITDNVLVAYECVHKIKNKRIGKSGLCAVKLDMHKAYDRVEWDFLRKMMMRLGFHLEWVDLVMACVSSVYYSVRFNSQMTDGFVPTRGIRQGDPLSPYLFLICA; this comes from the exons ATGGAGTATTATACTGTGCCAAACTCGCACCACCAGGTAAAATCAGATAAATTTGAAGCAAAGTGGTTCAGAGAGGACAATTTTGCAAAGATTGTAAAGGAACAGTGGGAGGCAGCGGCGGGGTCTGCGGATCTGATCGACGTCCTCACTAAACTGAAAGCCATGCATGCTGGGCTGCATGCATGGGATCAGCGGGCGCTGCGGGGGCCCAAGAAGCGCCTCAGATCGGCCCAACGAGAATTGGAGACGGTGATGAGAGGGCCTATTAACCAGGAGAATGATCAGAGGAAGAAGGAAATTGCTGAATTAATAGAGAAGCTGCTAGAACAGGAGGAAATCCGGTGGAATCAGCGATCTCGAGCAAATTGGCTCAAAAATGGGGATCAGAATACCTCTTACTTCCATAGTTTCGCCACAGCCAGAAAGAAAAGGAATTGCATCAAAAAGATAAGAAACACAGATGGTGATTTTGTAGAAG ATAATATTGCTGTTGATCCTGGTTTTCTTGAGATGATAAATCCAAAG CACTTGGTGGGGCCTGATATTACAGTGGCAGTGCTAAAAGCTATTAATGATAAGAACATCCCTGATGGATGGAATGAGACGGTGATTGTCTTAATTCCCAAAGTGGACAATCCGGAGGAGGTTGCTCAGTTCAGACCAATTTCACTTTGCAATGTGGTCTATAAGATAATTTCAAAGATGCTAGCTGCAAGACTAAAAGTAATTCTACCTGATATCATTTCCCCAACTCAGAGTGTGTTTGTCCCAGGAAGACTTATTACTGATAATGTGTTGGTGGCATATGAATGTgtccataaaataaaaaataaaaggatTGGCAAGTCTGGTTTGTGTGCTGTGAAGCTAGATATGCATAAGGCATATGATAGAGTGGAATGGGATTTTCTGAGAAAAATGATGATGAGGCTTGGGTTTCACTTGGAGTGGGTTGATCTGGTAATGGCATGTGTGTCATCAGTGTACTACTCTGTTAGATTTAATTCTCAGATGACTGATGGTTTTGTTCCAACCAGGGGTATTCGACAGGGGGATCCCTTGTCCCCTTACTTGTTCCTTATTTGTGCGTAG